TGAAGCGATTGGGAAGGATTAACGAGTTGACGATGAACGTACGGTGATTTCAGCGGGCTGGAGGCCCAATGAAATCCAACTGCACGGTTAAGCCGCGCCCTGACACAAACCAGATTTAGCGGAAGAATGTCCGCACCCTAAAGGAGATTCCATGAAAAAAGCAATCGTTATTCTGCTGGCAATGGCCTTCAGCCTGGCGGGGTTCGCCCAGGACACAAAGAGCAAGGACGCAAAAGCTCCAGAAAAGACGGAAAAGAAGATCCCGGCAAACTCCAAGGTATTTCTCGCCCCGATGGGCGGCTTTGAAAATGATCTGAAGGCCGCTATCGAAAGCAAGAAGGTCCCGGTTGTACTGGTCACGGACAAAGACCAGGCTGACTACGAGATCTCGGGAACGTCGGATTCGGAGAAAGCCGGAGCGGTGAAAAAAGCCGTTATGTGGAACTGGCACTCCAACGAGCAGGCCAGCATTACCGTCACGGAACACAAGAGTGGCGAGGTGGTATTTGCCTACTCCGTCAATAAGAAGAGCTCAGCCCACGGCAAACGCAGCACCGCTGAAGCCTGCGCCAAGCACTTGAAAGAGCAGATAGAAGGCAAGTAGACGCATCCGCACGTCAAATGCGTGAGGAGTCCAGTCGCCGGGGCGAAGGCCCCGGCTGATTGAAGAGTCTGGAAAAACTTTTATCAGAGCACGACTTTTAGTGCGACCTGCCCAGACTCCCCAAATTGAATTCCTATCTTCCGAAGATTCGCGCAGTGGTGCGTGCATTATCGATCCCGGATCTACCGATTATAGCGACCAGACATTGTCGTAGGCTTCCTTTGCAAGGAGCTTAGTGCGTTGCGCGATCTCAGGACCACCCCATTGCTTAGCCTTCAGGATAACCGGATCGATCCAAACGTTGGCATTTTTAAGGATATTAACCTTCTCGGAGAAACTCTTATTTGCTAATTCATTGTTCAATGCTTGATTCACGAGTATCAGGTTCCCTATCGAAGCAATGTCTTCTTGAGAAAGGCTGGTGGACTTAGCCGGATTCTCTGATGCAAGATGCTCAATTGTCGCCTGTTCTGGATCAATGGGAAGCCCTTTGGAGTTCTTTTGGTAAATGTTAGTCAATATATATCTAACCAAATTCTTCTGCTTTGTCATTTGACTTGAATATTTCAACTCCAAGAAGCTGGGTTCAAATTCTGCATACTGAGGCTGCTTGGCGGCTAGCTTTTTCTTCTGAAACGTCTGCAAGCCCTTCACCTTGGCCTCAAGATTCTTGGCTTGGTATAGCTCACGCGCAGCCAGCGCATACATAAACGAGATTCCACCAGAAGATCTCTGGGAAGCAATCGCCGTAAACGTGAAATGGAAATTTTCAATGGCCGACAGAATTGCGCACACGTGTTTCGTCTTTAAAGCTTTATCCTCGTAGTGCCGCATAACACTGAGGACCAGCGGGAGTTGCTGTTTAATTCGAAATAGGTTCATTGCGCGCAAAGAGTCGCGAATATCACACTCGTCTTTAGCCCATGTTCTTGAAGACGGCTCATGTATGTATCGATAAATCACGCTTTCTGTTACAAGATCGTCCAAAAAAGAACTTGCGTCTTCTTTTTTTATCCTCTTTCGTAGTGCCTTAAAAAGCTTCTTCTCAGTGATGTACTCATAACGAGAAAGCCAGAAATGATGAATGAATGTTGAAACACTAAGATCCGCTTGAGACGCTTCAAAGACATTATGGATTTTGTTCCATTTGTCTTTGGCCAGATCTACTCCAGTATTGGAGGGTTTCAACAATCGGGAGAGATGGCTTTTCACGAGATCTGAGAGCGTTAGGTCCTTCCCACGCGTATTTAGGGTCTCAAAAATGACATAGGCGTCGTCATCATTCTCTAACGCCGTGAAAATTAGCTTTAGGCTCAAAATCTTATCTCTGATCTTGGATAGTTCCTCTTGGAGCTTGGCTTTTTTCTTTGTATCGGACAGACTCGGGAGGCTTTTTATCCCAGAGACCAAGCCATTGACATTGCTTTGAAAATATTCGAAGGCCTGTTTAAGCAACTGTTCTTCAGGTGCTGCATCGACGGGCACACCTGGCTTTCCATCGAATTTCTGTATGTGCTCCTGAAAGTATGGATAAGAGGTTTCTGTCTGCAGCACAAAGAATCGCTGGTCCGAGATGTCCGTACGCTCGATAAGGCCATGGACACCCTTGGCAAGGTTGGAAAAACCTTCATTCTGGAACGCATTCCGAAGGGCGCAAAGAAGCAGGGTTATAGTCGTGAGCCGCTGCTGTCCGTCAACCACGCCCATCGCACCTTTGTCGTCATACACGACGAAGTTGCCAATGAAATACTGGGCCTCATTCTCTACAACAGCATCGTTCCAGAACTCTTCAATGTTCGTCCGATCCCACGAATAGGGCCTTTGAAATCTTGGAATCCGGTAAAAAGATTCCTTAAGGAATTGGCCCACTTGCTTGTCTAGGCAGGTTATCTTCATCGCCGAAATACCCTCGGAATAGTCTTGGTTGGCATAGCGAATCAGCGCATTCAGCTTAGAAAGCAGCCACGAATGCTTGTTGATTATAGGCTGCGTTTCTTAAGGCGTGCGAAAGCGTTCTTCTTCAAAATTTATCAGGCCGAGCAACCAGATCAATTGTCATCTTTCGCACTTGATTCGCTTTATGGATGCCATTATACTCTGGCAGCGCCTCAGGGTGCGAGCAATCCAATATCTTTGAAAATTAAGCAAATAGCAGCTAGCAATCAGCAATTTAGCCAATCAAGACCAAAGCAAAGAATTGCGACCCACTGCCGACTCTTGGGTGGATTGGGTGACCTTGGGTGAAATTGGGTGGAAGCCGGGGGGCAGGGGTGGGGTACGCGCGTCATCGGAAAAACAAACCTGAACCACAAAGGACACGAAGGAACACAAAGGATGGGGGTCATCCCCGGGGTTGAATTGTGTAAGCCCTTTGGAATCCTAGTCGGGGCAGAGGGGGGAGGGGGGAATCGCCGACATCGCCGTGATCGCACGACATCGTCGAAATCGGAAAACCAACCCCTTACCACGAAGGCACGCAGGATCCAGATAGAAATCACCGCCGAGGGCGGCGGTGCCACATGGGTTTCGGCAATTACCACAGCACTGATCGCCCTAGAAATCACGGGCCAAGAGCTAAAAGCCACTAGCCAGCGGCTAGAAGCTATTTTTCCTCTTCCGTCCTTGTCAGGTTGACTGACTGCGCCATATAGCGCGTGCCTTCAAACGTTGCGCGGACCAGGACATCGCGGCCAACGCCGAGCTCGCTTCTGTTGGCAACAGCCGACGGACCGAAGTGAATTTCGTAATTCTTGTCGTCAGTTGTGTTCTGCACCGCCAGAAGGCCGCGATGGAGATCAAGGTAGGTGACTTTGCCGGCAAAAGTGAAGCTTGATCCGGGCACGGCGATGATGCTGATTTCGCGCGCCAGGCCGCGGTTGGGGCTGGATGCGGCAAAGCGCACGTGCACCAGCGTTCCGGGCTTTACGTCCTTAAAGGCCGCTGGGGTCTGGCCGTTGCTGATGCGGGTTTCCGGATCGACGGCGAAGCGCACCGGCACGGAATTGAGCGTGTCTCGCAAGGTAAGTTCATTGTGCCTGGTGTCAACGGCGATGATCTGGCCGTCGGCGTCGGCAGGCAGCTCAGCCACGCCCACGCGGATATTGCGGGCAAAAATATCATGGCGGTTGTTGTCTAGCTGGGTGTCAACGTAAACGCGCTCGCCCTTTTTAAGCGCCAGTTGCGTGGTTTCCGCGCCGTTATGGAAGATGTGCGTGCGCTCGTCAAAATTGACGGTCCAGTGACCGCCACCAAAAACGTGCACGGTCATCTTGTTGCGCAGGCGGTCAACGCCGCTGATTGTGCCTCCCACCATGGTTGTGGTTGTGCGCGGCACAGGCGCGGGATCAAGAATGGGATCGTGCCCGTCCGTGACCAGCGCGCCGGACGTGGCGGAGCTATCAAGAATGTCTGTCTTCGGCTGCGCCTGCGGAATAGGAGTTGGCGTGGCTGCGGGCCGGCTGGTTCCGTTGCTCTTTTGGCCGGCTGACTTTTGATCTGAAGACTTCTGATCGGCTGAGCGTTGGTCGGCAGTTTTTTGCTCGGCTGACTTCTGGACGGTTGAATCTGTTGAGCCTGCGGAGCCTGTTGAACTTGGGCTGGCGCTGGAGTTGTTCTGGTCCGTCGCCGCAGGCTGGCTGCTGGCCGGAGCTGCCGTTTGGTTCGCCGGCTTTGGCTGGTCGGCCGTTGCAGGCTGGGCGGGAGCAGGAGCGGTGGCCGCAGGCTGCGATGGCGTAGTGTTCGGCACGGGCGTTTGCGGCACGCCGGAGCCGGGGTTCGGCGTGGCCGGATTATTCTGTGCCACGGCAGCAAGGCCAACCGTCATGAATATAAAAAGGACTGCGAGCGACGTTTTGGGGGAACGATGCATAGAGTTCTAAGAGACTCCGGAGCTTAAGGTTCTAAACAATAAAGCTCTGAACACTCCCTTGGATGCAAAGAGCAGCAGCTCAGATGGCAGCCCAGCGTAAATAGGTAGTGGGGCAGTTTTTGGATTTCTTTGACTATTTTCGTTTGGCAGCCTACGACACTATTCATCGCTAACGCGATGAACGTCTGCCCAACCTGAGAGAGGGTTTCGCCATCCAACTGACAAGCAGAGCTACTGCCCTGCGGCCCCCGGTGTGCGAAATTACGCTGTGCGAAAGAACGGTGTGAGAAATAACACGCCAGAGGGCCAGGGCTTACGAGGATTTGAAAAACTCATGCGTTCCCCATTCTCCAGTGTTCCAGCGCCTTCAGTTCTAGCTTTGTCTCTTGGTTTATGTCTGGGTTTGCCTATGATGTCCGGCGGAGTTGCCGCCCAGGCCCAGCAGGTGCGTATCCCGCTGCCCAAGAAAAGCAAGTTCACCCCGGTACAGCAGTTGAATCGCGATGGCGTGGCGGCACTCAAGAAGCATGACATCAGCAAAGCCAAGCGCCTCTTTTATAAAGCGTACCTGATTGACCCGAACGATCCGTTCACGCTGAATAACCTGGGCTATGTCTCTGAACTGGAAGGCAGCCTGGAACGCGCGCAACGTTATTACGATCAGGCCAAGGCCAACACGTCTGAGGCCGTGATTGACCGGTCGACCAATCAGGAGGCCCAGGGCAAGACCGTGGCCAGCGTTGCCGGACATACCGCTGAAGGCCCGATGAAAGTGAATGAACTGAACAGCGAAGCGCTGGGATTGCTGAATCGCGATCGCGCGCCGGAAGCTGACGTGGTGCTGCAATCGGCGCTGAAGCTTGATCCCAAAAATCCCTTCACGCTGAACAATATGGGATTTGCCAAGGAAAAAGAGGGTGAACTGGAATCGGCAATACGATATTACGATAGCTCCGCCGCCACCGGATCACGCGAACCAATTGTGATTGCCTTTAACAAGAGCTGGCGTGGCAAACCGATCAGTGAAGTGGCGCAGCAAAACGCGGACAAGAGCCGCAAGGAGCTGAACAAGGCGCAGGACATGCAAGACCGCGTGGCACGGCTGAATCTGCGCGGCGTTTCCGCGATGAACAGGAATGACCGCAAGGCGGCGCGTGACAGTTTTGAGCAGGCCTACAAGATGGACCCAAAAAATTCTTTTGCGCTGAACAATATGGGCTACCTGGCTGAACTGGAAGGCGACACGGAGACGGCGCAATCGTTTTATCAGCAGGCGCAACGCGCGGAACGCGCAAGGCAGAAAGTAATGGTCTCAACCCGGCCTGAAGTGGAAGGACAGAGC
This sequence is a window from Terriglobia bacterium. Protein-coding genes within it:
- a CDS encoding DUF262 domain-containing HNH endonuclease family protein, translating into MKITCLDKQVGQFLKESFYRIPRFQRPYSWDRTNIEEFWNDAVVENEAQYFIGNFVVYDDKGAMGVVDGQQRLTTITLLLCALRNAFQNEGFSNLAKGVHGLIERTDISDQRFFVLQTETSYPYFQEHIQKFDGKPGVPVDAAPEEQLLKQAFEYFQSNVNGLVSGIKSLPSLSDTKKKAKLQEELSKIRDKILSLKLIFTALENDDDAYVIFETLNTRGKDLTLSDLVKSHLSRLLKPSNTGVDLAKDKWNKIHNVFEASQADLSVSTFIHHFWLSRYEYITEKKLFKALRKRIKKEDASSFLDDLVTESVIYRYIHEPSSRTWAKDECDIRDSLRAMNLFRIKQQLPLVLSVMRHYEDKALKTKHVCAILSAIENFHFTFTAIASQRSSGGISFMYALAARELYQAKNLEAKVKGLQTFQKKKLAAKQPQYAEFEPSFLELKYSSQMTKQKNLVRYILTNIYQKNSKGLPIDPEQATIEHLASENPAKSTSLSQEDIASIGNLILVNQALNNELANKSFSEKVNILKNANVWIDPVILKAKQWGGPEIAQRTKLLAKEAYDNVWSL
- a CDS encoding DUF5666 domain-containing protein, which gives rise to MHRSPKTSLAVLFIFMTVGLAAVAQNNPATPNPGSGVPQTPVPNTTPSQPAATAPAPAQPATADQPKPANQTAAPASSQPAATDQNNSSASPSSTGSAGSTDSTVQKSAEQKTADQRSADQKSSDQKSAGQKSNGTSRPAATPTPIPQAQPKTDILDSSATSGALVTDGHDPILDPAPVPRTTTTMVGGTISGVDRLRNKMTVHVFGGGHWTVNFDERTHIFHNGAETTQLALKKGERVYVDTQLDNNRHDIFARNIRVGVAELPADADGQIIAVDTRHNELTLRDTLNSVPVRFAVDPETRISNGQTPAAFKDVKPGTLVHVRFAASSPNRGLAREISIIAVPGSSFTFAGKVTYLDLHRGLLAVQNTTDDKNYEIHFGPSAVANRSELGVGRDVLVRATFEGTRYMAQSVNLTRTEEEK